The window ATGCCGAGAGCCACCCTTCCTGCTAGAAGGAATTCACTTCTGTCAACGTTCAGCTCACCCCGGCATACTGCACTTAACAAAACTAAGCTTGTTCTGGTTTCCTTCCTCATTCCAGCCTGGCTCAGCCACTCCGTGAGctggcagaggtgctggggctTTCCAGAGGTGTAAACTCCCAGATGTCACAACCTGCGGCAtccccctgtgctgcccagggCCGGATTCCTGCGGGCCAGGGAACCTCCTGGAAGTTCAGCGTGGGAGGGCTCCCACGCCTTCACCCACTGCCTGCGCCTGCCATAGctcctttcattttcacttcGCTCCTCATCGGGTTTTCGGGAACTATGCGGCTCTGCCCTTGGCACCGGGAGCAAGCCCAGGCactgcttgcagcagcagcctcgGAAGGGAGACGGAAGCGGTGTTTGTCTGGGCTGGGTGCTGCGCACAGCGCCCACAGTGCACGAAGCCCAGGCAGCTCCCGGTGTCGTGGCCGCGGTCGCTCCGGTGAGTGCACAGCGGGAGCCCCTGGGCGCAGAGCTGGGGCTTGGCCTTGGTGGGGGAGCGGGGTGGCCGGCAAGGCTCTGGCTTGCCAGCCCATCTGGGCACTCGGGGCACGGAGGAACCTCCCCAGCCGCACACAAAGGAACTGGTAGCTTTGTTGCAAGCTCTGGGGTGCTGGCTGAGCTCTGCATGTGCGCGTTTGCTCTCCACCACTGTGCTGATGTGGGTCCTGGgggccacagctgctgctgctgaccccCCCGTCTGCTGCAGATGTCTCAGGAACCGCAGCgccggagcagccccgctgccttGCTCATCCCCAAGGCCAGGGAAGGGCGAGCGCAGCGCGCGGTGTACGTCCTCCTGGCCACCTGCACCGCGGCGCTGTGCCTGGCTGGGGAGCCCCTGTCACCCGCTGCCCACCGCCTCACCGCCCAcctggcagccctgcagatCGGGACCTTGCtcaagggctgctgctgcctggcagaggaGATCTTCCACCTCCAGTCCAGGTGAGCCACCTCAGGGCCGCTGCGGAGACAAGGCCACGGAGCACTGCGGGGAAATCTGCTCCTCGTTTCTGTCCCCACGAGTGCCCCCACAGCTGCTCACTGTCATCCTCGCTGCTCCCGACTTTCCcgtcttcctcttctcctcctgcccttccccacgCCTCTGTGGACCTATCCGTGGTCACTCGCTGGTGTCCCTTTTCCCTGGGGCAGAAATCACAGCCCCAGCCTTCCTCCACCATCAGCTTCTGGAGAGCATGGGGATTTTGGAGATCATCTCCCCTTGGTGTCCAGCCCCACACTGCTCCCCTCCAGGCCCACGAGCGCTGCTGGAGACCCAAGGTCCTTcctgagcaggggctgcagggtgctgtgctgctccaggaggCCTGGCGGGGAGGTGGGAGCGCCCCTGGCCAAGCACCCCACCAGTGGGCATCAGCCCACCTCGCGCCTCCCTCTCCCACCCAGATACCACGGCAGCTTCTGGAGGGCGCTGAGCGCCTGCTTCCCACCACGCTGGCACCTGGCCCTGCTGTTCATCGGTGGCTCAGCCTACCTggacctgcagcagggagacagGCTCAGCCCCTACCTTGCCCTGACCTGCCTGTGCCATCTCCTCGCCCTCGCCCTCGGGCTCCAGGTAAGGCACTGGCACCCTGCGCCTGCCCGTGCTCCCCGGGGATGCTCAGCACACAGTGCGGGGTGCCTGGCTCCGTACCCGCGGTACAGCCCACCCGCacgctgccctgctgcaggagggacaAATTCCACCTGGCTCGGCTCAGCCCCGCAGAGCTATGCCCTGGGCAGCACCCTGCCAGGCGTCCATCCGGAGGGCCCCGTGCTCCTGCGTTTAATGAAAGCAGCCGCTCCGTGGCACGGGCACCAGCCCTCCACAGCAAGGGCCCCACAGGGATGAAAAATGGGGGTTACGTCTGTCAATCAATGTAGTCCTTGGTGGAAAGGGCAGCCCGTGAGGTCTCCAAAGGGTTGACTGTCATCATCAGAACGCACTGAGTGCCGAgctccaggtccctctgcagcactgcggagggctctgccttcctccagcagTGGTGGAGCAGTTGGGGATCCCACAGGCTACCCAGGGGTGCTCTGAGGAGGCCTGAACACCCATTTCCACCTAAACAAACACACAGGGCTGGCGGGCAGCATCAATGGGCCTGGAAATCCCAACGCTGTCGAACACTGGGATGTCTCCTCCTACGGGCTGGAGGCAGTGGGCCGATGCACAGCTTGTGCTGGGGTACAGGACCACACAGGTTCCAGGCTCACCCAGCACCACCCGCCTCACCAGGGGCTGCTGTGCCGGGCCCTCTGGAGACAGCCGCCGCTCTCCGTCCCCGCTGAGAGCcgggtgctgctggagagccAGGCAGCCGCTGCTGCCacttccctctcctctgccttcttCTCACATCTTTCTCTCCTTGCCTCTGCAGAAGCCCTCGGCGGCGGAGATCTCTGAGATGACTGAGAGGTCCAAGCAGAACGTCGCTCATGGGCTTGCCTGGTCTTACTATGTTGGGTACCTGAAAATAGTTCTGCCACGTACGTGGCTGTTTCCCTGCATTATCAGGCCTAGATAGGCAGAAAAACCTatagcagagcagcagggagcagactCCATAGCAGCTTTCCTCACTCAGGCACCCTTGTCCCATGCTCTCTCCCCCCAGGCATAAAGGAGTCTATGGAGGAAATCAGCAAAGCCAACCCCAACGTGCAGGCATGCAGGGAGACCTGGAAGCTCCACATCTTGATCCCTCTGAGCTGTAACGTCTGGGATGACCTGGAGAAAGCTGACAGCAATATCCAGTACCTGACAGACCTCACAGAAACCACCCTGACCCGAGGCGGCATCAAAAAAAGGGTCTACAAGCACAGCTTCTACGCAATCAGGGATGGGGACAACCAGGTATGCCAGGGGCAGCcccactgcagcactcagcatGCCTGAAGGTCTTTCTGGCCTCAGATCCCAGACCAAAAGGAGCTGCAAGGGCAGGACAGTGATCCTGCTCTGTTAGAAATGCCCAGCTTCCAGCAGTCTCCCATTAGATGGAGAGGTCCTGCCCatgcccccctccctcctggcCCCCTCCCTCCTGGCTGCACGCTCCCCAcctcagccctgcaggcatCTGGGGCTTGCTTAACCCCTCCTGG is drawn from Anser cygnoides isolate HZ-2024a breed goose chromosome 14, Taihu_goose_T2T_genome, whole genome shotgun sequence and contains these coding sequences:
- the STING1 gene encoding stimulator of interferon genes protein isoform X3, which codes for MRLCPWHREQAQALLAAAASEGRRKRCLSGLGAAHSAHSARSPGSSRCRGRGRSDVSGTAAPEQPRCLAHPQGQGRASAARGVRPPGHLHRGAVPGWGAPVTRCPPPHRPPGSPADRDLAQGLLLPGRGDLPPPVQIPRQLLEGAERLLPTTLAPGPAVHRWLSLPGPAAGRQAQPLPCPDLPVPSPRPRPRAPGIKESMEEISKANPNVQACRETWKLHILIPLSCNVWDDLEKADSNIQYLTDLTETTLTRGGIKKRVYKHSFYAIRDGDNQARHCAVEYATPLQTLYAMSQDECAAFSRDDRLEQAKLFYRTLEEILRGSKECTGTYRLIAYEEPREAEPHFLSREILWHLRQQQQEEFTVHEGTPPRTLATALGSTDLSLQISASDLPQPLRSDHP
- the STING1 gene encoding stimulator of interferon genes protein isoform X4, whose protein sequence is MRLCPWHREQAQALLAAAASEGRRKRCLSGLGAAHSAHSARSPGSSRCRGRGRSAAAADPPVCCRCLRNRSAGAAPLPCSSPRPGKGERSARCTSSWPPAPRRCAWLGSPCHPLPTASPPTWQPCRSGPCSRAAAAWQRRSSTSSPGIKESMEEISKANPNVQACRETWKLHILIPLSCNVWDDLEKADSNIQYLTDLTETTLTRGGIKKRVYKHSFYAIRDGDNQARHCAVEYATPLQTLYAMSQDECAAFSRDDRLEQAKLFYRTLEEILRGSKECTGTYRLIAYEEPREAEPHFLSREILWHLRQQQQEEFTVHEGTPPRTLATALGSTDLSLQISASDLPQPLRSDHP
- the STING1 gene encoding stimulator of interferon genes protein isoform X2, with protein sequence MSQEPQRRSSPAALLIPKAREGRAQRAVYVLLATCTAALCLAGEPLSPAAHRLTAHLAALQIGTLLKGCCCLAEEIFHLQSRYHGSFWRALSACFPPRWHLALLFIGGSAYLDLQQGDRLSPYLALTCLCHLLALALGLQKPSAAEISEMTERSKQNVAHGLAWSYYVGYLKIVLPRIKESMEEISKANPNVQACRETWKLHILIPLSCNVWDDLEKADSNIQYLTDLTETTLTRGGIKKRVYKHSFYAIRDGDNQDECAAFSRDDRLEQAKLFYRTLEEILRGSKECTGTYRLIAYEEPREAEPHFLSREILWHLRQQQQEEFTVHEGTPPRTLATALGSTDLSLQISASDLPQPLRSDHP
- the STING1 gene encoding stimulator of interferon genes protein isoform X1, which translates into the protein MSQEPQRRSSPAALLIPKAREGRAQRAVYVLLATCTAALCLAGEPLSPAAHRLTAHLAALQIGTLLKGCCCLAEEIFHLQSRYHGSFWRALSACFPPRWHLALLFIGGSAYLDLQQGDRLSPYLALTCLCHLLALALGLQKPSAAEISEMTERSKQNVAHGLAWSYYVGYLKIVLPRIKESMEEISKANPNVQACRETWKLHILIPLSCNVWDDLEKADSNIQYLTDLTETTLTRGGIKKRVYKHSFYAIRDGDNQARHCAVEYATPLQTLYAMSQDECAAFSRDDRLEQAKLFYRTLEEILRGSKECTGTYRLIAYEEPREAEPHFLSREILWHLRQQQQEEFTVHEGTPPRTLATALGSTDLSLQISASDLPQPLRSDHP